One genomic segment of Clostridium saccharoperbutylacetonicum N1-4(HMT) includes these proteins:
- a CDS encoding DUF624 domain-containing protein translates to MNNIEYKENIIFTAFNYIAWFVLGNLYFLAANVLFIGYNIIFGIDMSSNISILGFITLIPMGPALTALCASMGKIIREKDINITSYYIKAYKTNFKQSLQLWCAELVILFISYINLNLSVKEGILSEFAILFIAICVFTVIIGTIAFPIISRFNFTTIDVVKIAFIYSIKRIHVTIINIIALLIGFFFIYMLPITVFLCLNSLICFVIMFNNKNIITEIEKELASNQQ, encoded by the coding sequence ATGAACAATATAGAATATAAAGAAAACATTATTTTTACTGCTTTTAACTATATAGCATGGTTTGTTTTAGGAAATCTTTATTTTCTAGCGGCAAATGTACTTTTTATTGGATACAATATTATCTTTGGAATTGATATGTCATCAAATATTTCTATTTTAGGGTTCATTACATTAATTCCCATGGGGCCAGCATTAACTGCACTTTGTGCTTCAATGGGTAAAATAATAAGAGAAAAAGATATTAACATTACAAGTTACTATATTAAAGCATATAAGACAAATTTTAAACAGTCGCTGCAATTATGGTGTGCGGAATTAGTAATACTTTTTATATCTTATATTAATTTGAATCTTTCAGTAAAAGAGGGGATTTTAAGTGAATTTGCAATTTTATTTATTGCTATATGTGTATTCACAGTGATAATAGGAACAATTGCTTTCCCTATAATTTCGAGATTCAATTTTACAACTATAGATGTAGTAAAAATAGCTTTTATTTACTCTATAAAAAGGATACACGTCACTATTATTAATATAATTGCATTATTAATTGGCTTCTTTTTTATTTACATGCTTCCAATAACAGTATTTTTATGTTTAAACAGTTTAATATGCTTTGTTATTATGTTTAATAATAAAAATATAATAACAGAAATAGAAAAAGAATTAGCTTCAAATCAGCAATAA
- a CDS encoding PLP-dependent transferase yields MTHASIPLELREKLGIKDSLVRFSVGIEDPEDLIKDFKQALYR; encoded by the coding sequence ATGACACATGCCTCAATTCCATTAGAACTAAGAGAGAAACTTGGTATAAAAGATAGTCTTGTTCGCTTTTCTGTAGGTATAGAAGATCCTGAGGATTTAATTAAAGACTTCAAACAGGCACTTTATAGATAA
- a CDS encoding carbohydrate ABC transporter permease, with protein sequence MENLLRDKKAIAVFILPALILYLIVVFVPIIWSIVYSLFSGMPGMDFKFTGLSNYLHLFKDADFINSVVTNLKYVAVVVIGQIGLGFLVSLLFVFGLKKYKTLIRTIVFFPVVLPTVATSQLFAKIYEIAPQYGLLNSLLHVLNLDFFIQPWLGQPSTALWALCVADIWKAVGLYALIFYGGLVEIPDETIESARLDGASGIRLVRHIILPLVKPVIITGLVLSLTGTIKAFDSVLALTAGGPGTSTQMVSMYMYDTAFKYGQYGYGSAIAIFILFECLVATGIVNKLSRNN encoded by the coding sequence GTGGAAAATCTATTGAGAGATAAAAAAGCAATTGCAGTATTTATTTTACCAGCATTGATTTTATATTTAATAGTTGTATTTGTTCCAATAATTTGGTCTATTGTGTATTCTTTATTTTCAGGAATGCCAGGGATGGATTTTAAATTTACTGGCTTAAGCAACTATCTACATCTTTTTAAAGATGCTGACTTTATTAACAGTGTAGTGACAAATTTAAAGTATGTTGCAGTAGTTGTTATAGGACAAATTGGATTAGGATTTTTAGTATCATTATTATTTGTATTTGGGCTTAAAAAATATAAAACACTCATAAGAACCATAGTGTTCTTCCCAGTTGTTTTACCAACAGTTGCAACCTCACAATTATTTGCAAAGATTTATGAGATAGCACCCCAATATGGATTATTAAACAGCTTACTTCATGTGTTAAACTTGGATTTTTTTATTCAGCCATGGCTAGGACAACCATCAACAGCTCTTTGGGCTCTATGTGTAGCTGATATTTGGAAAGCTGTAGGATTATATGCATTAATCTTTTATGGTGGTTTAGTTGAAATTCCAGATGAAACTATAGAATCAGCCAGATTAGATGGAGCTAGTGGTATAAGACTTGTTAGACATATTATTTTACCTCTCGTTAAACCAGTTATAATTACTGGATTAGTATTAAGCTTAACAGGAACAATAAAGGCTTTTGATTCAGTTTTGGCATTAACAGCTGGAGGGCCAGGAACATCAACTCAAATGGTATCAATGTATATGTATGATACAGCATTTAAATATGGCCAATATGGTTATGGAAGTGCTATTGCTATATTTATATTATTTGAATGTTTAGTGGCAACAGGTATCGTAAATAAATTATCCAGAAATAATTAA
- a CDS encoding methyl-accepting chemotaxis protein, with protein MIKGIKLKVLLPLITLSLFFLVFMAIQFNSTSNNLKKVREMNSKYFYTSTKADQLKLDVVQVQQFLTDISATRGAKGFDDGFDEAEKYAKDLESVLGELKEKNPESASELDNIQKSFKPYYETGKKMAQAYIDGGPEKGNLSMEEFDSTAEKINDEVDKFNEETAKNIEISINSIENDIRNTVILIGISIVALIIILVMTWRYISKHIVTPITTMLSKLNEMSNNGGDLTQRIDFHSNDEIGEMAKSFNLMQDSFRQIIHVVINESRSVENKVEKANENMGKLSGLIENVYATTEELSSGMEETAASTEEMSSTTSLINLDMKGIAEKAKSEAENSKLINERANELKNKAVLSMENAKRINSQTQSKLLEAIEKAKEVEKIKVLSEAILEISSQTNLLALNASIEAQRAGEAGKGFSVVAEEIGNLAEDSKNTVSEISNVSNIVMEIVDNLVSTSQDMIKFINEDIVSDYEMIVKTGEQYSEDAAMIYDMTTEFSNKSNHIMDSMFRVGDAVKQITDSNNELAIGTNNIAENMNTISESSGNVVELIKEVNVSTNELVSMVNNFKV; from the coding sequence ATGATAAAAGGGATAAAGCTAAAAGTATTGTTACCATTAATAACACTTAGTTTGTTTTTTTTGGTGTTTATGGCAATACAATTTAATTCAACAAGTAATAATCTAAAAAAAGTACGGGAAATGAATAGTAAATACTTCTATACAAGTACTAAAGCTGATCAGCTAAAATTAGATGTTGTACAGGTTCAGCAATTTCTAACCGATATTAGTGCAACAAGAGGCGCAAAAGGTTTTGATGATGGTTTTGATGAAGCAGAAAAATATGCTAAGGATTTAGAAAGTGTCTTAGGTGAGCTTAAAGAAAAAAATCCAGAAAGTGCAAGTGAATTAGATAATATACAAAAAAGTTTTAAACCCTATTATGAAACTGGAAAGAAAATGGCTCAAGCGTACATAGACGGTGGCCCTGAAAAAGGAAATTTATCTATGGAGGAATTTGATTCTACTGCAGAAAAGATTAATGATGAAGTTGATAAATTTAACGAAGAAACAGCAAAAAATATCGAGATATCTATAAATAGTATTGAGAATGATATAAGAAATACAGTGATTTTAATAGGAATATCCATCGTAGCTTTAATAATAATATTAGTTATGACTTGGAGATATATCTCTAAACATATTGTTACACCAATAACTACTATGCTTTCGAAACTTAATGAAATGTCTAATAATGGCGGAGATTTAACCCAAAGGATAGATTTTCATAGCAATGACGAGATTGGTGAAATGGCAAAAAGTTTTAATTTAATGCAGGATTCTTTTAGGCAGATTATCCACGTAGTTATTAATGAATCAAGAAGTGTTGAAAATAAAGTTGAAAAAGCTAATGAAAATATGGGTAAGTTATCTGGATTAATCGAAAATGTTTATGCTACAACAGAAGAATTATCAAGTGGTATGGAGGAGACAGCAGCGTCAACAGAGGAAATGAGCAGTACTACGTCTTTAATTAACTTAGATATGAAAGGAATTGCAGAAAAGGCAAAAAGTGAAGCTGAGAATTCTAAGTTGATCAATGAGAGGGCTAATGAGCTTAAAAATAAAGCTGTTCTTTCTATGGAAAATGCTAAAAGAATTAATTCACAAACTCAAAGTAAATTATTAGAAGCTATTGAAAAAGCTAAAGAAGTTGAAAAGATAAAGGTTTTATCAGAAGCTATTTTAGAAATTTCATCTCAAACGAATTTATTAGCATTAAATGCATCAATAGAGGCTCAAAGAGCAGGTGAAGCAGGCAAAGGGTTTTCAGTAGTAGCAGAAGAAATTGGAAATCTTGCAGAAGATTCTAAAAATACTGTATCAGAAATAAGTAATGTTAGTAATATAGTTATGGAAATAGTAGACAACTTAGTTTCTACTTCTCAAGATATGATTAAATTTATCAATGAGGATATAGTAAGTGATTATGAAATGATTGTTAAAACAGGAGAGCAGTATAGTGAAGATGCAGCTATGATTTATGATATGACAACAGAATTTAGCAACAAATCTAATCATATAATGGATTCTATGTTTAGGGTTGGTGATGCTGTAAAGCAAATAACTGATTCAAATAATGAATTGGCTATTGGAACAAATAATATTGCAGAAAATATGAATACTATATCTGAAAGTTCAGGAAATGTTGTTGAATTAATTAAGGAAGTTAATGTAAGTACGAATGAGCTAGTTAGTATGGTTAATAATTTTAAGGTATAA
- a CDS encoding class I SAM-dependent methyltransferase has translation MKLSDFRFNALFDDWADNYDETVYIKNGEYEEVFKNYTEILDETVRHISKSKAAKILDIGAGTGNLTLAASKAGYNVVGIEPNVKMRTIALKKAPSLSFLPGTFLSLPIDDNSIDAIISSYAFHHLTDSEKEESIKLLKSKLKKNGTIIITDTMYDSTESREFIIKDTYNKNFPALAHDLETEFYSTCKFLNKLFEAEGFTVDFQQMNKFVWILTAKLI, from the coding sequence ATAAAATTATCTGATTTTCGCTTTAATGCTCTATTTGATGATTGGGCAGATAATTATGATGAAACTGTTTATATTAAAAACGGTGAGTATGAGGAGGTTTTTAAAAATTATACAGAAATATTGGATGAAACTGTTAGGCATATTTCAAAATCTAAAGCTGCTAAAATCCTTGATATTGGTGCAGGTACTGGAAATTTAACCTTAGCTGCTTCAAAGGCTGGTTATAATGTTGTAGGCATTGAGCCAAATGTTAAGATGCGTACTATTGCTTTAAAAAAAGCTCCATCACTCTCCTTCTTGCCAGGAACATTTTTATCCTTGCCTATTGATGATAATAGTATTGATGCTATCATCAGTAGTTATGCCTTTCACCACCTTACAGATTCTGAAAAGGAAGAATCAATTAAATTACTAAAGAGCAAACTCAAGAAGAATGGAACTATAATAATAACAGATACCATGTATGATTCCACTGAAAGTAGAGAATTTATAATAAAAGATACCTATAATAAGAATTTCCCAGCACTAGCACATGATCTAGAAACAGAATTTTATTCAACTTGTAAATTTTTAAATAAATTATTTGAAGCTGAAGGTTTCACTGTAGACTTCCAACAAATGAATAAATTTGTTTGGATATTAACTGCTAAATTAATTTAA
- a CDS encoding cache domain-containing sensor histidine kinase → MIEKYFKIKTIKNRFLAVMIILIIFPIPLIGIISFINSSNMIENNHKASYLLNLQKSSELMDNNLKNTTNIMRSITSNENLRNELKSSNEVTEATDNYFPIQSVNVFSRIFREYTIDTTYIDSICLYDNDGRLYYFGTKFSGATVLKNNPYDKIKEKNWYKEAIKANGKEVILGYNILDEESREFSFSTVKLVRDVDTLKPIGLMIINVKENAFTKAFPNINPDSEEGTFLVLDKNKNNNNNNSPIVFMNRNDEDIKKIVDNSQEFNSSTLEKQGYSVSSYTNDITGWEIVHIIKKSQLLKDTRLIGVYTAIVCLVTILFALILSIVFSNTINKPIKRLKRAISDVGKGKRDITEEFGDDEIGILGNQFKVMVKENLELNERITSSKLKQREAELKLLQAQINPHFLYNTLDSIYWLAKIKKVDDIADMAIALSDIFKLSLNKGSEITTVRNEIKQVQSYLIIQNLRYKDRFKVDIDIDDKIMDYEIIKLIIQPFIENAMIHGLEPKAGDGEINIIGKLEGDEIVFVIEDNGIGVEDINKFNSGYGIKNVQERIELYYGEEYGVTFESEINKGTIVTIKIPFEKKIIL, encoded by the coding sequence ATGATTGAAAAATATTTTAAAATAAAAACTATTAAAAATAGATTTTTAGCAGTAATGATTATTTTGATTATTTTTCCAATACCTTTAATAGGAATAATTTCATTTATAAACTCTTCCAATATGATTGAAAATAATCATAAAGCATCATATCTCTTGAATTTGCAGAAGTCCAGTGAATTAATGGACAATAATTTAAAAAACACTACAAATATTATGCGAAGTATTACAAGTAATGAAAATTTGAGAAATGAACTTAAATCATCGAATGAAGTTACTGAAGCTACGGATAATTATTTTCCTATTCAAAGTGTTAATGTATTTAGTAGAATATTTAGGGAGTACACAATAGATACTACATATATTGATTCAATATGCTTATATGATAATGATGGACGGCTTTATTATTTTGGAACAAAATTTAGTGGAGCAACAGTATTAAAAAATAATCCTTACGATAAAATAAAAGAAAAAAATTGGTATAAAGAAGCAATAAAGGCAAATGGAAAAGAAGTAATACTAGGTTATAATATTTTAGATGAAGAAAGCAGAGAATTTTCATTTTCTACAGTGAAACTGGTAAGAGATGTGGACACTTTAAAGCCAATAGGACTTATGATTATTAATGTAAAGGAAAATGCATTTACTAAAGCTTTTCCTAATATAAATCCAGATTCTGAAGAAGGAACCTTTTTGGTTTTGGATAAAAATAAAAACAATAATAATAATAATTCTCCCATTGTCTTTATGAATAGAAATGACGAGGATATTAAAAAAATAGTAGATAATTCACAAGAATTTAATTCAAGCACTTTAGAGAAGCAAGGATATTCAGTAAGTAGTTATACTAATGATATTACTGGATGGGAAATTGTACATATTATAAAAAAGAGTCAATTACTAAAGGATACTAGGCTTATAGGAGTTTATACAGCCATAGTTTGTTTAGTGACAATTTTATTTGCATTGATATTATCAATAGTTTTTTCAAATACTATAAATAAACCAATAAAAAGATTAAAAAGAGCTATTTCAGATGTAGGTAAAGGCAAAAGGGATATTACTGAAGAATTTGGTGATGATGAAATAGGTATTTTAGGAAATCAATTTAAAGTTATGGTAAAAGAAAATTTAGAATTAAATGAGAGAATAACTAGCTCAAAGCTAAAGCAGAGAGAAGCAGAACTTAAGTTATTACAGGCTCAAATTAATCCACATTTCCTCTATAATACTTTAGACTCAATTTATTGGCTGGCAAAAATAAAAAAGGTTGATGATATTGCAGATATGGCTATTGCATTATCTGATATTTTTAAGTTGAGCTTAAATAAGGGAAGTGAAATAACAACTGTAAGAAATGAAATAAAGCAGGTGCAGAGCTATTTAATTATACAGAATTTAAGATATAAGGATAGATTTAAGGTAGACATTGATATAGATGATAAGATTATGGATTATGAGATAATAAAATTAATAATTCAGCCATTTATTGAAAATGCAATGATTCATGGGCTGGAACCTAAGGCTGGAGATGGAGAAATTAATATAATAGGGAAGTTAGAGGGAGACGAAATTGTATTTGTTATTGAAGATAATGGAATAGGTGTAGAGGATATTAATAAATTTAATTCAGGTTATGGCATAAAGAATGTTCAAGAAAGAATTGAACTCTATTATGGAGAAGAATATGGAGTTACATTTGAGAGTGAAATAAACAAAGGAACTATAGTCACGATTAAAATCCCATTTGAGAAAAAGATAATATTATAA
- a CDS encoding glycoside hydrolase family 1 protein, which translates to MNRVPSGFPKDFLWGGAVAANQLEGAYDLDGKGLCIADINEFHDDIALDKKYNGEVTSTYIKEAVNSTKKIFPKRWGIDFYHTYKEDLKLLAELGLKTFRTSINWARIYPNGDESTPNEAGLKFYDNLIDEIIKNGMEPMITISHYEMPLNLTTAYKGWYSRETIGFFVNYCKALFDRFKGKVKYWIIVNQINLIIHESFNHLGIAEDMVDDMLSAKYQGVHNEMVACALATKYAHEVDPNYQIGMMLCGGPAYAATCKPEDVFATLRINQMEYFFSDVLLRGYYPGYAFRYFDDNNIHIEFGEDDEEALKNTADFMSFSYYYTRICDAESVKEKQGTYRNPELSANPWGWSIDPIGLRTFLNLFYDRYQCPIYITENGVGYHDVLEADGSIHDPYRIEFFKAHIEQMKEAIKDGVDLRGYYAWGPIDIVSCSSSEMSKRYGFIYVDIDDYGKGSRKRYLKDSYTWMKKVIETNGEDLNI; encoded by the coding sequence ATGAACAGAGTACCAAGTGGTTTTCCAAAAGATTTTTTATGGGGCGGCGCTGTTGCAGCGAATCAATTAGAAGGTGCATATGATTTAGATGGAAAAGGTTTATGCATTGCTGATATTAACGAATTTCATGACGATATAGCATTAGATAAAAAATATAATGGTGAAGTAACTTCTACATATATAAAAGAAGCTGTAAATAGCACCAAGAAAATATTTCCTAAAAGATGGGGTATAGACTTTTATCATACTTATAAAGAAGATTTGAAATTATTGGCAGAACTTGGGTTAAAAACCTTTCGTACATCAATAAACTGGGCACGAATATACCCAAATGGTGATGAGAGTACACCAAATGAGGCAGGATTAAAGTTTTATGATAATCTTATAGATGAAATTATTAAAAATGGTATGGAGCCAATGATTACAATATCTCATTATGAAATGCCATTAAACTTAACAACTGCTTATAAAGGCTGGTATTCAAGAGAGACCATTGGATTCTTTGTAAATTACTGTAAAGCTCTTTTTGACCGATTTAAAGGCAAAGTTAAGTATTGGATTATAGTTAATCAAATTAATCTTATTATTCACGAGTCCTTCAATCATTTAGGAATAGCAGAAGATATGGTAGATGATATGCTAAGTGCTAAATATCAAGGTGTTCACAATGAAATGGTAGCATGCGCTCTAGCAACAAAATATGCGCATGAAGTAGATCCAAATTATCAAATAGGCATGATGCTATGTGGCGGTCCTGCTTATGCTGCAACCTGCAAGCCTGAAGATGTATTTGCTACATTAAGAATAAATCAAATGGAATATTTCTTCTCAGATGTTTTATTACGCGGCTACTACCCTGGTTATGCATTTAGATATTTTGACGATAACAATATTCATATAGAATTTGGTGAAGATGATGAAGAAGCTCTAAAAAATACTGCTGATTTTATGTCTTTCTCTTATTACTATACTCGTATTTGTGATGCTGAAAGTGTTAAAGAAAAGCAAGGTACTTACAGGAATCCTGAATTATCTGCCAACCCATGGGGGTGGAGTATTGATCCAATCGGACTTCGCACATTTTTAAATTTATTTTATGATCGTTACCAATGTCCAATTTATATTACAGAAAATGGTGTTGGATATCATGATGTTTTAGAAGCAGATGGCTCAATTCATGATCCATACCGAATTGAATTCTTTAAAGCACATATTGAACAAATGAAAGAAGCAATTAAGGATGGAGTTGATTTACGTGGATATTATGCATGGGGACCAATTGATATAGTTAGCTGCTCCTCGAGTGAAATGAGTAAACGATATGGCTTTATATATGTTGACATTGATGATTACGGAAAAGGTAGCAGAAAACGTTATTTAAAAGATAGTTATACATGGATGAAAAAAGTTATAGAAACCAATGGTGAAGATTTAAATATATAA
- a CDS encoding extracellular solute-binding protein: MKSIRKKVLSGILVGIMSGALLAGCSSSGGDSSKQSSGTKGKTVKFVSIWNESTGVGKVITDLTNEYKKDHPNFNLEMEVVQQTDLDQKLNVLAASNDLPDLFVSQSNSQLLQFVKAGQIIDIDTSLPSAKEALLPATVTGVNNILGTDKLYALPTENNIEGIWYNKKIFQDNNIKVPTTLDELMAACQKLKDKGIQPMALAGKEKWPITRQIANIAMRKAGVNVIADANSGKVSYTDPAFVEAAKMVQEMGTKGYFGEGVTTIDYNVANDSFLNGKAAMYYMGSWATRDLNDDAKNTLGKDGIGFFNFPSVNGGKGSQEDYLMNFGTLLAFSKDKFDDQTADWAKYIASNFGDYSMNKLGNITGFKLNKTTGDIPVYTKMVTDEMKKVKNSGLWMEYNFDQKTSDLNQNNSQLLLLGKMTPEDYCKQLDDAVKTSLKK; this comes from the coding sequence ATGAAATCGATTAGAAAAAAGGTTTTAAGTGGAATTTTAGTAGGAATAATGAGTGGAGCATTACTAGCAGGGTGTTCTTCATCAGGTGGTGATAGTAGTAAACAATCAAGTGGAACAAAGGGGAAAACAGTTAAGTTCGTATCAATATGGAATGAAAGTACTGGTGTAGGAAAGGTTATAACTGACTTAACTAATGAATATAAGAAGGATCATCCTAACTTTAATCTAGAAATGGAAGTAGTTCAACAAACTGATTTAGATCAAAAGTTAAATGTACTTGCGGCTAGTAACGATCTTCCTGATTTATTTGTATCGCAAAGTAATTCACAATTGCTTCAATTTGTTAAAGCAGGTCAAATTATAGATATAGATACTTCATTACCAAGTGCAAAGGAAGCTCTTCTTCCAGCTACAGTTACAGGTGTAAATAACATATTAGGTACAGATAAATTATATGCATTGCCAACTGAAAATAACATTGAAGGAATTTGGTATAACAAAAAGATTTTTCAAGATAATAATATTAAAGTACCAACAACTTTAGATGAATTAATGGCTGCATGTCAAAAGTTAAAGGATAAGGGAATACAACCAATGGCACTGGCAGGAAAAGAAAAATGGCCGATAACTCGTCAAATTGCAAACATAGCTATGCGTAAAGCAGGCGTAAATGTTATAGCTGATGCAAACAGTGGAAAGGTATCATATACTGATCCTGCATTTGTAGAAGCAGCTAAAATGGTACAAGAAATGGGAACTAAAGGATACTTTGGAGAAGGTGTAACTACAATAGACTATAATGTTGCAAATGACAGTTTCTTAAATGGAAAAGCTGCAATGTACTATATGGGTAGCTGGGCTACTAGAGATCTTAATGATGATGCAAAAAATACTTTAGGAAAAGATGGCATTGGATTCTTTAACTTCCCAAGTGTAAATGGTGGAAAAGGAAGTCAAGAAGATTATTTAATGAACTTTGGAACATTACTAGCATTCTCAAAAGACAAGTTTGATGATCAAACAGCAGATTGGGCTAAATACATTGCTTCAAACTTTGGTGATTATTCAATGAATAAACTTGGTAATATTACTGGATTTAAACTTAACAAGACAACTGGAGATATACCAGTATATACAAAAATGGTAACAGATGAAATGAAAAAAGTTAAAAACAGTGGTCTATGGATGGAATACAATTTCGATCAAAAGACTAGTGACTTAAATCAAAATAATTCTCAACTTTTACTACTTGGTAAAATGACTCCAGAAGATTATTGTAAACAACTTGATGATGCAGTAAAAACTAGCTTGAAAAAGTAA
- a CDS encoding carbohydrate ABC transporter permease: MNITQGGMENVGKSSSKTKIVGIVLKILIGLLLVVEIYPIVWLLLSSIKGPTEFSTSPVYALPKGFYFKNYIDAWNIGKMSIFFKNSLFVTTVALVVIIVFSATAAFAITKLKWKLSKATLTLFLMGIMVPVQVVLIPLFMIYKKSGLLNNPLSLIITYAAFGLPMSIYLFVAYFKNIPLEIMEAAVMDGCSIYGVFLRIILPLIQNAIVTVLTLQFLFNWNDLIFSMTFISKTDLKTIQTGMMMFTGQFGQKDWGPIFASITMGTIPTLLLYIGLNKMVIKGMTAGAVKG, encoded by the coding sequence ATGAATATTACACAAGGCGGAATGGAAAATGTAGGCAAGAGTTCCAGCAAGACTAAAATTGTAGGTATAGTATTAAAAATTCTTATAGGCCTTTTACTTGTTGTTGAAATATATCCAATTGTATGGCTACTTTTATCATCAATAAAGGGGCCAACAGAATTTTCTACATCACCTGTTTATGCATTACCAAAAGGATTCTATTTTAAAAACTATATAGATGCTTGGAATATAGGGAAAATGAGTATTTTCTTTAAGAACAGTTTATTTGTAACGACAGTAGCATTAGTTGTTATTATTGTTTTTAGTGCAACAGCTGCTTTTGCGATAACTAAATTAAAATGGAAATTAAGCAAAGCTACATTAACTTTATTTTTAATGGGAATAATGGTTCCGGTTCAAGTAGTTTTAATTCCTTTATTTATGATATATAAAAAGTCTGGATTATTAAATAATCCTTTAAGTCTTATTATTACCTATGCAGCATTTGGATTACCAATGTCTATATATTTGTTTGTAGCATATTTTAAGAATATTCCATTAGAAATAATGGAAGCAGCTGTAATGGATGGCTGTAGTATATATGGAGTATTTTTAAGAATAATTCTTCCACTAATACAAAATGCAATTGTGACTGTATTAACGTTGCAGTTCTTATTTAATTGGAATGACTTGATCTTTTCAATGACCTTTATAAGTAAAACAGATCTTAAGACAATTCAAACTGGAATGATGATGTTTACAGGTCAGTTTGGTCAAAAAGATTGGGGACCTATATTTGCATCAATAACAATGGGAACTATTCCAACCTTATTACTTTATATCGGATTAAATAAGATGGTAATTAAAGGAATGACAGCAGGAGCAGTTAAAGGTTAA